In the Chryseobacterium sp. MYb264 genome, one interval contains:
- a CDS encoding glycosyltransferase family 2 protein gives MKDLVSIITPCYNSAEFIEETIQSVLNQTYENWEWLITDDLSKDNTVEIIRKYNDPRIKLEKLQINGGAGNARNKSLERAEGRYIAFLDSDDLWYPEYLETMTDYMEEHNVELVYSNYSRCDEHTMEPILKDFMADKIVTFSNLLKTCRLAPVSTMYDTKRVGKFFFPVKSKREDHVMWLNLLKEIPEGHPVKKTLAKYRMRENSVSRKKKNIIVDQYLVYKDFMGFSTIKSLYYTANWAMNGFLKYSKIFN, from the coding sequence ATGAAAGACCTTGTTTCCATCATCACGCCGTGTTACAATTCTGCAGAATTCATCGAAGAAACGATACAATCTGTCTTGAACCAAACCTACGAAAACTGGGAATGGCTGATTACTGATGACCTTTCTAAAGACAATACTGTAGAAATCATCCGAAAATACAATGATCCAAGAATAAAACTCGAAAAACTGCAGATAAATGGAGGCGCAGGAAATGCCCGCAATAAAAGCCTGGAAAGAGCTGAGGGAAGATATATTGCCTTCTTAGATTCTGATGATCTTTGGTATCCTGAATATTTGGAAACCATGACAGATTATATGGAAGAACACAACGTAGAGTTGGTTTACAGCAACTATTCGAGATGTGATGAGCATACGATGGAGCCTATTTTAAAGGATTTCATGGCCGATAAAATTGTTACTTTTTCTAATTTGCTTAAAACGTGCAGGCTGGCTCCGGTTTCCACCATGTACGACACCAAAAGAGTTGGAAAATTTTTCTTTCCTGTAAAAAGTAAGCGCGAAGATCACGTCATGTGGCTGAACTTATTGAAAGAAATTCCTGAAGGTCATCCCGTAAAAAAGACCCTCGCAAAATACAGAATGCGCGAAAACAGCGTTTCGAGAAAGAAAAAAAATATTATTGTTGACCAATATTTGGTGTATAAAGATTTTATGGGATTTTCAACAATAAAATCATTGTATTATACTGCCAATTGGGCAATGAACGGGTTCCTGAAGTATTCAAAAATATTTAATTAA
- a CDS encoding deoxyuridine 5'-triphosphate nucleotidohydrolase encodes MEYSKEFKAALSNFSSIEKDRLIFRLLKKDKLLSKKLYFELIDQETTDNKRDAMEEMIGEKVLLASKYIGNQKYFLGIIRKLSAEITEHVKITTDKFGDVSLNLLMINKILDYNDDLRTQRFDNVYKLYIYLINKIFKALVLTKKLDEDYWIEIDEYLDKLSDKIKENHYLQKLCINNGLDFNWLTSDKIPDNIEMIIKEIKSQGFLR; translated from the coding sequence ATGGAATATTCAAAAGAATTTAAAGCTGCACTCAGTAATTTTTCATCTATAGAAAAAGACCGTCTTATTTTCAGGTTGCTTAAGAAAGATAAGCTTTTGTCTAAAAAACTGTATTTCGAACTAATCGATCAGGAAACGACCGATAACAAAAGAGATGCAATGGAAGAAATGATCGGTGAGAAAGTTCTTTTGGCTTCAAAATATATAGGAAATCAAAAATATTTCCTAGGAATTATCCGAAAATTAAGCGCAGAAATCACGGAGCACGTAAAGATTACAACCGATAAATTCGGAGACGTTTCTTTAAACTTATTAATGATCAATAAAATCCTTGATTACAATGATGACTTGAGAACTCAACGGTTTGATAATGTGTATAAACTATACATTTATCTCATCAATAAAATTTTCAAAGCATTGGTTTTAACTAAAAAACTAGATGAAGATTATTGGATCGAAATTGATGAATATTTAGACAAACTTTCGGATAAAATTAAAGAAAATCATTACCTACAAAAACTTTGCATCAACAACGGATTAGACTTTAACTGGCTGACTTCCGATAAGATTCCAGATAATATTGAAATGATAATTAAAGAAATAAAAAGTCAGGGATTTTTAAGATAA
- a CDS encoding 3-deoxy-D-manno-octulosonic acid transferase produces MKFLYNIFISLLIFGMKVFSFFNEKTKKGVEGRKKSLEKVKSALKKSDKVIWMHAASLGEYEQGLPVLEQLKQRFPTHKILITFFSPSGYENVIKKENIADVICYLPFDKKNKIKEFTSHFSTELFFTVKYDYWYNLLEELKNQNVKTYVISALFYERQAFFTSYGKWFVTQLQQHIDWFFHQTQMSYVLAKSVGLENASVTGDTRFDRVKQLRERENQVDLVDEFIGEDQVIVFGSSWQAEDKIAEEISEKNPSVKLIVAPHDLKRVQNLKLMFPDAILYSEISHSLLADSQSKVLIIDCIGLLSKLYSYADIAVVGGGFHDAGLHNILEAATFGVPVIFGNKYRKNPEADELISFEGGKSFDNESLATSFTLFLLDDEEMLHSMSENAQKFVDDKPNSTALIIEKILS; encoded by the coding sequence TTGAAGTTTCTTTACAATATTTTTATAAGTCTGCTTATTTTCGGAATGAAAGTTTTTTCGTTTTTCAATGAGAAAACAAAAAAGGGAGTGGAGGGGCGAAAAAAGTCTTTGGAAAAAGTAAAATCAGCTTTAAAAAAATCAGATAAGGTCATCTGGATGCATGCCGCAAGTTTAGGCGAATATGAGCAGGGTTTACCGGTCTTAGAACAATTAAAACAAAGGTTTCCAACCCATAAAATTCTGATTACATTTTTCTCTCCCTCCGGCTATGAAAATGTGATTAAAAAGGAAAATATAGCAGATGTAATTTGCTATTTGCCTTTCGATAAAAAGAACAAAATAAAAGAATTTACTTCTCATTTTTCTACTGAACTATTTTTTACAGTGAAGTATGATTATTGGTATAATCTTTTGGAAGAGCTTAAAAATCAGAATGTAAAAACGTATGTTATCTCAGCGTTATTTTATGAAAGACAGGCATTTTTTACTTCTTATGGAAAATGGTTTGTAACACAATTGCAACAGCATATTGATTGGTTTTTTCATCAAACGCAAATGTCTTATGTTCTGGCAAAAAGTGTTGGCTTAGAAAATGCTTCTGTGACAGGAGATACGAGGTTTGATCGTGTAAAGCAATTGAGAGAAAGAGAAAATCAGGTTGATTTAGTTGATGAATTTATCGGTGAAGATCAAGTAATTGTTTTCGGAAGTTCCTGGCAGGCCGAGGATAAAATTGCGGAAGAAATCTCTGAGAAAAATCCCTCTGTTAAGCTTATTGTTGCGCCGCATGATTTAAAAAGAGTTCAGAACTTAAAGCTGATGTTTCCGGATGCTATTCTGTATAGTGAGATCAGTCATTCTTTATTGGCAGATTCACAGTCCAAAGTATTGATTATCGATTGTATCGGTTTACTTTCCAAATTATATTCTTATGCAGATATCGCTGTTGTTGGCGGTGGTTTCCATGATGCGGGACTTCATAATATCCTGGAGGCGGCTACTTTTGGCGTTCCTGTGATTTTCGGAAATAAATACAGGAAAAATCCTGAAGCCGATGAATTAATTTCTTTTGAAGGCGGAAAATCTTTCGATAATGAAAGTTTAGCGACTAGTTTTACTTTATTCCTTCTTGATGATGAAGAAATGCTTCATTCAATGTCTGAAAATGCTCAGAAATTTGTAGATGATAAACCGAATTCTACTGCGTTGATTATCGAAAAGATTTTATCTTAA
- a CDS encoding C40 family peptidase produces MNKGICIVTVAPVRAEGSDKAEIVTEILFGESADILEVNKNWTRIKMHYDGYEGWMDTKQLKPVTDEDLAKRKVTVVTEDFSSVLMNDGKTLLSIGSEVEFPVVASRRSHDVRESIALTAREFLNVPYLWGGKSFFAVDCSGFTQLVYKVHNIKLPRDTSQQVEVGESLTFVEESQLGDLAFFENPEGKIIHVGIMLENQKIIHASGKVRIDTLDSTGIFNKELNKHTHKLRVIKSII; encoded by the coding sequence ATGAATAAAGGAATTTGTATTGTTACAGTGGCTCCCGTTCGTGCAGAAGGATCTGACAAAGCGGAAATTGTTACGGAAATATTGTTTGGGGAAAGTGCAGATATTCTGGAAGTGAATAAAAACTGGACCAGGATAAAAATGCATTATGACGGTTATGAAGGATGGATGGACACGAAACAGCTGAAGCCTGTAACAGACGAAGATCTCGCAAAACGAAAAGTGACTGTTGTTACGGAAGATTTTTCTTCTGTTCTGATGAATGACGGCAAAACTTTACTTTCAATAGGTTCGGAGGTAGAATTTCCTGTGGTAGCATCAAGAAGAAGTCATGATGTAAGAGAGAGTATTGCTTTAACGGCCAGAGAATTCCTGAATGTTCCTTATTTATGGGGCGGCAAAAGCTTTTTTGCGGTAGACTGCTCCGGTTTTACACAGTTGGTCTATAAAGTTCACAATATAAAATTGCCAAGGGATACTTCGCAGCAAGTGGAAGTGGGTGAGTCTCTAACTTTTGTTGAGGAAAGCCAGTTGGGTGATTTGGCATTTTTTGAAAACCCTGAAGGAAAAATTATCCATGTCGGTATTATGCTGGAGAATCAGAAAATTATTCATGCTTCGGGAAAGGTAAGAATTGATACATTGGATTCTACAGGGATTTTCAATAAAGAACTCAATAAGCATACCCATAAGCTAAGAGTCATTAAAAGTATTATTTAA
- a CDS encoding O-methyltransferase — protein MSFFEEKNPEMDRYLENHASSEPEILKKLRRETYQKTTQPHMISGYQQGRLLTMISQMLQPKNILEIGTFTGYATLCLATGLPKEGKLTTLDVNEDLAYLPKKYFIESEYSSQINFKLQDAKDFLRTTDEIFDLVFIDADKENYAEYFKLIKPRTKSGSVVLFDNVLWYGKVLEENPKQKSTQMIKELNDSVAKDNDFENLILPLRDGVNFLRRK, from the coding sequence ATGAGCTTTTTTGAAGAAAAAAATCCTGAAATGGACAGGTATCTGGAAAATCACGCGTCTTCCGAACCTGAAATTCTGAAAAAACTAAGAAGAGAGACTTATCAGAAAACAACACAACCTCATATGATTTCAGGTTATCAGCAAGGAAGGTTACTAACAATGATCTCCCAAATGTTGCAGCCAAAAAATATTCTTGAAATCGGTACTTTTACGGGATATGCTACTCTTTGCCTTGCAACAGGTTTGCCAAAAGAAGGGAAATTAACCACATTGGATGTGAATGAGGATCTGGCGTATTTGCCGAAAAAATATTTTATCGAAAGTGAATATTCGAGTCAAATTAATTTTAAGCTTCAGGATGCGAAAGATTTTTTAAGAACTACAGACGAAATCTTCGATCTGGTGTTTATTGATGCGGATAAAGAAAATTACGCTGAATATTTCAAATTGATAAAACCGAGAACAAAATCCGGTTCTGTAGTGCTGTTTGATAATGTGCTTTGGTACGGAAAAGTACTGGAAGAAAATCCGAAGCAGAAATCGACGCAAATGATCAAGGAATTAAATGATTCCGTAGCAAAAGATAATGATTTTGAAAATCTTATTTTACCTTTGCGTGACGGTGTTAATTTTTTAAGAAGAAAATAA
- a CDS encoding OmpA family protein, with protein MKFFKILAVSAMVLGMTSCISKKQYDALSSNYKQCIENVGERQREIQDLKSQNSALTSENNLLKSQHDALKSSLDACLSNTGKSSANIDKLVGEINASNSYIKQLISNNAKNDSLNLALSNKLKRSLDNVTDDDVQVKVLKGVVMISLSDKMLYKTGDYNILPAAQEVLGKVAKVINDYDKYSVLIEGNTDNAALNSSSLPRDNWDLSALRGTAVAKILQTQFGVDPARITAGGRSEYNPKATNMSVSGRAENRRTEIIIMPKLDEFMKLMDIAPKK; from the coding sequence ATGAAATTTTTTAAAATCTTAGCGGTTTCTGCAATGGTGTTAGGGATGACATCTTGTATTAGCAAAAAGCAATACGATGCCTTGAGCTCGAATTACAAGCAATGTATCGAAAACGTAGGGGAGAGACAAAGAGAAATTCAGGATCTAAAGTCTCAGAACTCTGCTTTGACAAGTGAGAATAATTTATTAAAAAGCCAGCATGATGCTTTAAAATCATCTTTGGATGCTTGTTTATCCAACACGGGTAAAAGTTCTGCCAATATTGATAAACTGGTAGGAGAGATCAACGCTTCAAACTCTTATATCAAGCAGTTGATTTCTAATAATGCTAAAAACGACAGTTTAAATTTAGCATTATCAAACAAACTGAAAAGATCTTTGGATAATGTGACTGATGATGATGTTCAGGTGAAAGTACTGAAAGGAGTTGTGATGATTTCTCTTTCAGATAAGATGCTTTACAAAACGGGAGATTATAACATTTTGCCGGCAGCTCAGGAAGTGTTAGGAAAAGTAGCGAAAGTAATCAACGATTATGATAAATATTCTGTATTGATCGAAGGTAACACAGATAATGCAGCCTTGAATTCTTCAAGCTTACCAAGAGACAACTGGGATCTTTCAGCTTTGAGAGGTACAGCGGTTGCTAAAATATTACAGACTCAGTTTGGGGTAGATCCTGCCAGAATTACAGCAGGTGGTCGTTCAGAATATAATCCTAAAGCGACAAACATGAGCGTTTCAGGAAGAGCTGAAAACAGAAGAACAGAGATCATCATTATGCCTAAACTTGATGAGTTTATGAAATTGATGGATATTGCTCCGAAGAAATAA
- the tilS gene encoding tRNA lysidine(34) synthetase TilS, with the protein MLTETHFRTRLESLTGSPEKQNYLLAVSGGADSIVLAALFKASGYSFEIAHINYKLRGEDSELDQKTVQDFCEKNHIKFHLYQVSEKDKKPENSIQLWARELRYRFFKEIQEKEKLTFLVTAHHLNDQLETFIINLSKAAGINGLSGIPANDNYILRPLLDFTKEEIYEFATRNHIEYREDLSNKKSDYLRNKIRLEIVPKLLETNENFLENFQKSSSYLNQTKNFVQQQIQEKENRLTIFNKEHKILSKERLNQENDFVKFEILKKYGFNQEEEISKIFKAENGSHFFSKEYQLMVSYDELIIIKRQKAISNKPEEILLIEKFDYSENQMVINLENIISDIEEINKNFEWSFDAEKISFPLRLRRQQDGDEFYPIGFSGKKKVSKFFRDEKISILARQKIWILTDSENSVLGIIPFRQDRKYAMDEKTNKILKIFNEK; encoded by the coding sequence ATGTTGACAGAAACACACTTCAGAACCCGATTAGAAAGCCTTACAGGTTCCCCCGAAAAGCAGAACTATCTTCTGGCGGTAAGCGGAGGCGCCGATTCTATTGTACTGGCCGCTTTATTCAAAGCTTCAGGCTATTCTTTCGAAATCGCACATATCAATTATAAACTTCGCGGCGAAGATTCTGAACTGGATCAGAAAACAGTTCAGGATTTTTGTGAGAAAAATCATATTAAATTTCATCTGTATCAGGTTTCCGAAAAGGATAAAAAACCTGAAAATTCGATCCAGCTTTGGGCAAGAGAACTGCGCTACCGATTCTTTAAAGAAATTCAGGAAAAAGAAAAACTGACATTTCTGGTCACGGCTCATCATCTGAACGATCAATTGGAAACGTTTATCATTAATCTTTCAAAAGCTGCCGGAATTAATGGTTTAAGCGGAATTCCTGCGAATGACAATTATATTTTAAGACCGCTTTTGGATTTTACTAAAGAAGAAATCTACGAGTTTGCAACCCGGAATCATATTGAATACCGCGAAGACCTTTCCAATAAAAAAAGTGATTATTTAAGGAATAAAATCAGACTTGAAATTGTTCCGAAATTATTAGAAACAAATGAAAATTTTCTGGAAAACTTCCAAAAAAGCTCTTCTTATTTAAATCAAACCAAAAATTTTGTTCAGCAACAGATTCAGGAAAAAGAAAATCGGCTGACGATATTTAACAAAGAGCATAAAATCCTATCAAAGGAAAGACTTAATCAGGAAAATGATTTTGTAAAATTCGAGATCTTAAAAAAGTACGGTTTTAATCAGGAAGAAGAAATCTCAAAAATTTTTAAAGCCGAAAACGGAAGTCATTTTTTCTCAAAAGAGTATCAGCTGATGGTAAGTTATGATGAATTGATTATAATCAAAAGGCAAAAAGCAATAAGCAATAAGCCTGAAGAAATTCTTTTAATTGAAAAATTTGACTATTCTGAAAACCAAATGGTCATTAATCTCGAAAATATAATCAGCGACATTGAAGAAATCAATAAAAACTTCGAATGGAGCTTTGATGCTGAAAAAATCAGCTTCCCACTGCGATTGAGAAGACAGCAGGATGGTGATGAGTTTTATCCCATTGGGTTTTCGGGGAAAAAGAAAGTTTCTAAATTTTTTAGGGACGAAAAAATATCTATTTTAGCGAGGCAAAAAATCTGGATATTAACTGACAGTGAAAATTCCGTACTCGGAATCATACCTTTCAGACAAGATAGAAAATATGCAATGGATGAGAAGACAAATAAAATTCTCAAAATTTTTAATGAAAAGTAA
- a CDS encoding protein-disulfide reductase DsbD family protein, translating into MKFRNWFLLILLFLATGINAQIKNPVKFKFTVNELGNNQYEAVLNATMESGWHIYSRDIPEDTGIPTEYKVSGKNIELIGKFVEVGKKHEEFSEAFGGKIVFYSNSAGFKQKFKLKDGTKPADVVAEITYQTCDDRVCLAPNTLEFNKQVMPKGATEEAKTEEKAEPAKDSVTAPVTTETVVENPAKDQITVTETSKLDPKQLKIESIDFQNPLTDCGTASTKVDENYWTYLFLGFIGGLIALLTPCVFPMIPLTVSFFTKGSKNKAKGKRDALIYGFFIFLIFVLLSVPFHIIDGIAGNIFNEISTSVWLNIAFFIIFIFFAGSFFGYYDITLPSSIANKSSKAEEAGGIIGIFFMALTLVIVSFSCTGPILGSLLGSAVTGSTNVPMLLTFALAGFGLAWAIIFGLLALFPQALQSLPKSGGWMNTVKVVLGFVELALALKFLSKADLVSKTFLLKRELFIAVWIIVALGLALYLFGLIRFPHDDKKPKISITRKILGVLGFGFVIYLVQGLIPSERPKLQLLSGILPPLNVSYFHDEKDGILGMHPEHDFFKAIELAKKEDKPILIDFTGYGCENCRKMEEFVWSQSDVLPILQNDVVLASLYVDDKEELPEDQKTKIDLGEGQIKKVKTIGDRWSLFQQVNFNNNSQPHYVLVTPDGKVINTPVSGYMPKEDFKKFLECGVNYYKKNK; encoded by the coding sequence ATGAAATTTAGAAACTGGTTTTTATTAATTCTGTTGTTTTTAGCGACAGGAATTAATGCACAAATCAAAAATCCCGTAAAATTTAAATTTACAGTTAACGAATTAGGAAACAATCAATACGAAGCCGTGTTGAATGCCACGATGGAAAGCGGTTGGCATATTTATTCACGAGATATTCCTGAAGATACGGGAATTCCGACGGAATACAAGGTTTCCGGAAAAAATATTGAGCTGATTGGAAAATTCGTGGAAGTTGGAAAAAAACATGAAGAATTTTCTGAAGCCTTTGGCGGAAAGATCGTTTTTTATTCAAATTCCGCAGGATTCAAACAAAAATTTAAGCTAAAAGACGGAACAAAACCGGCTGATGTTGTAGCAGAAATTACTTATCAGACTTGTGATGACCGTGTTTGTTTGGCTCCGAATACCTTAGAATTCAACAAACAGGTTATGCCAAAAGGGGCAACTGAAGAAGCAAAAACGGAGGAGAAAGCAGAACCTGCAAAAGATTCTGTAACTGCTCCGGTAACAACAGAAACCGTTGTTGAAAATCCGGCAAAAGATCAAATTACCGTAACTGAAACATCAAAATTAGATCCTAAACAATTAAAAATTGAGTCGATTGATTTTCAAAATCCCTTGACAGATTGCGGAACTGCTTCTACAAAGGTTGATGAAAACTACTGGACTTATCTTTTCTTAGGATTTATCGGAGGACTAATTGCATTGTTAACGCCATGTGTATTTCCAATGATTCCGTTAACGGTTTCGTTCTTTACCAAAGGAAGTAAAAACAAAGCAAAAGGAAAAAGAGATGCCTTAATCTACGGATTTTTCATCTTTTTAATTTTCGTTTTATTAAGTGTTCCTTTCCATATTATTGATGGGATTGCAGGAAACATTTTCAACGAAATTTCAACAAGCGTTTGGCTGAATATCGCCTTCTTCATCATATTTATTTTCTTTGCAGGAAGCTTCTTCGGATATTACGACATTACGCTGCCAAGCTCGATTGCAAACAAATCTTCAAAAGCGGAAGAAGCAGGTGGAATCATCGGAATTTTCTTCATGGCGTTGACGTTGGTTATCGTTTCTTTCTCATGTACAGGACCCATTTTGGGAAGTTTATTGGGAAGTGCCGTAACAGGTTCTACAAACGTTCCCATGTTGCTAACATTTGCTTTGGCAGGTTTCGGATTGGCTTGGGCGATTATTTTTGGATTATTGGCTTTATTCCCGCAAGCGTTGCAAAGTCTTCCAAAATCGGGAGGTTGGATGAATACTGTGAAAGTGGTTTTAGGTTTTGTGGAATTGGCTTTAGCGTTAAAATTCTTGTCAAAAGCAGACTTAGTTTCTAAAACATTCTTATTAAAAAGAGAACTTTTCATCGCGGTTTGGATTATCGTGGCGTTAGGTTTAGCATTATATTTATTTGGATTAATCAGATTCCCGCACGATGATAAAAAACCAAAAATTTCTATCACAAGAAAGATTTTGGGAGTTTTAGGATTCGGGTTTGTGATTTATCTGGTTCAGGGCTTGATTCCTTCTGAGCGTCCGAAACTGCAATTATTAAGCGGTATTTTACCTCCGTTAAATGTTAGCTATTTCCATGATGAAAAAGACGGAATTTTGGGAATGCATCCTGAACACGATTTCTTTAAAGCGATTGAATTGGCTAAAAAAGAAGACAAGCCGATCTTGATTGACTTCACAGGTTACGGTTGTGAAAACTGTAGAAAAATGGAAGAATTCGTCTGGAGCCAAAGTGATGTATTGCCAATTCTTCAAAATGATGTAGTTTTAGCTTCTCTTTATGTGGATGACAAAGAAGAACTTCCTGAAGATCAGAAAACAAAAATTGATTTAGGAGAAGGGCAGATAAAAAAAGTAAAAACCATTGGTGACAGATGGAGCTTATTCCAACAGGTTAATTTTAATAATAATTCTCAGCCGCATTATGTTTTGGTAACTCCGGACGGAAAAGTGATTAACACTCCGGTTTCAGGATATATGCCGAAAGAAGATTTCAAGAAATTCTTAGAATGTGGAGTCAATTATTACAAAAAGAATAAATAA
- a CDS encoding biopolymer transporter ExbD: protein MAEVIAQEKQGGSKQRKKPIRVDMTPMVDLGFLLITFFMFTTNFTKPNVMDLGLPGKSRDPINNLDKFIDKRNQVTFILGKNDRVFYHQSDAEDLNTSNLKETDFGGIKITKIIAEAYNNAPKKENFTIIIKPTDDANYKNFVDVLDNIAISKKERYGITDIKPWEKKVYEELTK from the coding sequence ATGGCTGAAGTAATTGCACAAGAAAAACAAGGAGGCAGCAAGCAACGTAAAAAACCGATACGTGTAGATATGACTCCCATGGTAGACTTAGGATTTTTATTAATCACCTTTTTTATGTTTACCACTAATTTTACAAAACCGAATGTAATGGATTTGGGATTGCCCGGAAAATCAAGAGATCCAATCAATAATCTTGATAAATTTATCGACAAAAGAAATCAAGTGACCTTTATTCTAGGAAAAAACGACAGAGTTTTCTATCATCAAAGTGATGCCGAAGATTTAAATACAAGCAACCTGAAAGAAACCGATTTTGGAGGCATAAAAATCACAAAGATCATCGCGGAAGCTTATAATAATGCTCCGAAAAAGGAAAATTTCACGATCATCATAAAACCAACCGATGATGCTAATTATAAGAACTTTGTAGATGTGCTGGATAATATCGCGATCTCCAAAAAAGAACGCTACGGAATTACCGACATCAAGCCGTGGGAAAAGAAAGTTTACGAAGAATTAACCAAATAA
- a CDS encoding alpha/beta fold hydrolase → MLHFEKKGNGKETLVLLHGFMENISIWSDMEPHLSENFTLLKIDLPGHGQSEIIAEVQTMELVAEEVKKVLDSQNLKKVHLLGHSMGGYISLGFAEKYPEYLKSLTLFFSTYFPDDAEKKAQRIKSYRIIQDAFAHYARAGVPNLFNPNEKDILEGKIEIALQTALSTNNLGALASVKGMVERTDKKHILENLEAKILVIAGKHDNAVKTELLIKNLPDRTNIKSYVLDCGHNGHWEKPSICAAIINTELLHNLPKHLVL, encoded by the coding sequence ATGCTACATTTTGAGAAAAAAGGAAACGGAAAAGAGACTTTAGTACTGCTTCATGGCTTCATGGAAAATATTTCTATCTGGAGCGATATGGAACCTCATTTGTCTGAAAATTTCACCTTGCTAAAGATTGATCTTCCAGGGCATGGGCAATCTGAAATTATCGCTGAAGTACAGACGATGGAATTGGTGGCCGAAGAAGTAAAAAAGGTGCTGGACAGCCAGAATCTTAAAAAAGTTCATTTATTGGGGCATTCCATGGGTGGTTATATTTCTTTAGGTTTTGCAGAAAAATATCCTGAATATCTTAAAAGTTTAACTTTATTTTTCTCAACTTATTTTCCGGATGATGCCGAGAAAAAAGCACAGCGCATTAAAAGTTACCGAATTATACAAGATGCGTTTGCCCATTATGCAAGAGCCGGCGTTCCGAATCTTTTCAACCCAAATGAAAAAGATATTTTAGAAGGAAAGATTGAAATTGCTTTGCAAACGGCACTTTCCACCAACAATCTTGGAGCATTGGCTTCTGTAAAAGGAATGGTGGAGAGAACTGATAAAAAACACATTCTTGAAAATTTGGAAGCCAAAATTTTAGTCATTGCCGGAAAACACGACAACGCCGTAAAAACCGAATTGCTTATCAAAAATCTTCCGGACAGAACCAATATAAAATCTTATGTTCTAGATTGCGGACACAACGGGCATTGGGAAAAACCGAGCATTTGCGCCGCGATCATTAATACCGAGCTCCTTCACAACTTACCAAAACACCTTGTATTATAA